The following proteins are co-located in the Vigna unguiculata cultivar IT97K-499-35 chromosome 9, ASM411807v1, whole genome shotgun sequence genome:
- the LOC114163335 gene encoding MAG2-interacting protein 2 isoform X1 has product MEVVLYETRHHASNYPHQHQDRLHLQQQANESTKATFFSLLSSRGVSQLKDKWTEYKQPKRLRRLVSLFVSATAKHVAVAAGNRITILSKEDDYQNPCAIFTSPSLGTFSLGTWSEDEEVLGVADDSDTLYFIKFSGVVVAEISKKNLKVSSPIISLFSDVDLDTSESYLFSVVTSDGLVQQIEISRGQIGSTFPNYISNHTIHICNNIFCFDHHSELNLFVAVHKNSGSSHLSLLRRNSSTELEQLFSLQFEGLYLKPKDYRGLLTYAKVLISPQASFVATLDLTGCLHIFKLDKEGLTLSRFVLGERDGSAMSGDLSNGVNKSCVDFMDFTWWCDHILAIVNRSGVVMLIDILNGSTVPAEDHAYFLPVLERALKYKGCVFLLASQSLKEGGDASHDGSTEELHQTDWIITDRLNQFHLSRLFWHLVSFTEKSVPEMYSILINKKKYQAALDFADSHGLDKEKVLKSQWLNSSHGVNEIKNILSNIKDKNFVLSECVDRIGVTEDAVKALLDYGLRITDHHKFSVVDDDNSSKVWNLRLARLKILQFRDRLETYLGINMGRFSVQEYSKFRIMPINEAAISLAESGKIGALNLLFKRHPYSLSLFMLEILAAIPETVPVQMYGQLLPGRSPPSGFAVRQDDWVECEKMVHFINASVKNHDILIQVKTEPFVKHFHGFPWPSIDELSNWYTNRARAMDDFSGQLDNCLSLLEFALRKGLSELQSFHQDVLYLNQIVYSNDDDSEMGFSMNLAKWVELSDYEKFKFLLKGVKEENVTERLHSRAIPFLREKFHKVSLLGDVIVSDCTNRNMEESFLVRWLKDTSEENKLDICLVVIEEGCRNFQSNDYFKTEAEAVDCALQCIYLSTVTDKWSIMAAILSKVSQLHDGAFQVEDLERRLKTAEGHIEAGRLLAFYQVPKPLNFFLGAQLDEKGVKQIIRLILSKFIRRQPSRSDSEWASMWRDMQYLREKAFPFLDPEYILTEFCRGLLKAGKFSLARNYLKGTSSVALASEKAENLVIQAAREYFFSASSLSCSEIWKARECLNLYPSSGNVKAEADIIDALTAKLPNLGVNILPMQFRQIKDPMEIIKMAITNQSGAYFHVDELIEVARLLGLRSADDISTVEEAIAREAAVSGDLQLAFDLCLGLARKGHGTIWDLCAAIARGPALDNMDVDSRKQLLGFALSHCDEESIGELLHAWKDLDMQGQCEILMTSTETNPSKFSVKGSSLNSLPNQSFQNLLDVNGCFQEFDGIGADNQDVHLQKARDVLSIVAKTLAIGDRVDWASILTENGKVLSFAASQLPWLIELSKKGEHQRKLSTGKQYLNIRTQAVVTILCWLARNGFAPRDNLIASLAESIMEPPVTEEEDIMGCSYLLNLVDAFNGVEIIEEQLKIRKDYQEICSIMSVGMAYSLLHNSGLKTDPSQRRELLKRRFREKHASPSSDDMDKLGKVQSSFWREWKLKLEEQKRLTEHSRALEKIIPGVETERFLSRDSIYIENVVISLIESVKLERKHILKDILKLVDTYDLNCTEVLLRYLSAVLVSDTWSNDDITAEVAGYKGEIIGNSEKTIETISTIVYPAIDGCNKLRLAYVYGLLSECYLQQENTKDLSPVVQVDHVNANISLARYYKVLEQECKNISFVTNLNFKNIAGLHGLYFECFSDEVYACIEESSLSALSKMVQALVNMYGDSLPDGFMSWQDVYRYYVVSLLKDLETKVTTDSSNRTPEYLQGFINKLEQSYDLCQVYIRLLSRPDALGIMKQYFTIILPFFSSYGLLPDNSTWQECLIVLLNFWMRLTDDMKEIALEKSSGETGCFDPQCLMNCLKVFMKLVMEDIISPSQGWGSICGYVICGLKGDSSAEIYSFCRAMIFSGCGFGAVAEVFTVASSDSGLASDCGQGSQDLPHFYLHILETVLSELISGSHESQNLYHILSSLSKLEGDLKVMQCVRHVIWERMVQFSDNLQLPSSVRVFVLELMQFISGKNIRGFSTEILANVQPWEEWNELIFASRKSETDVDKSLPDHKDSSSRVTNTLIALKSSQLAASISPSIEITPDDLLNADKAVSCFMGLCGEAREDLHFDALVAILEEWDGLFTAGKNGETIAEATKGGNDWNNDDWDEGWESLEGVDNPEKEKIEDSVFVHPLHVCWAEIFRKFISLSRFTDVLRLIDQSYLKPNALLLDEDDACSLIQMAFPIDCFLALKMSLLLPYKTLQLQSLGAVEDSTKQGIPQSRSKDYELLTLILSSGCLSSIITDSTYGTLFSYICYLVGNLSNQSQQVLVSGRGTHNNEDHENQLLLFTRILFPNFISELVKADQHILAGFLVTKFMHGNESLSLINIAGASLKRYLEMQLQMLQISEFPVEKTCKTLKNTVGRLRGKLSSFIQSILPLVSASVS; this is encoded by the exons ATGGAGGTGGTGCTCTACGAGACGCGACATCACGCTTCCAATTACCCTCATCAACACCAAGACCGTCTCCATCTCCAACAACAG GCAAACGAAAGCACCAAGGCTACCTTCTTCTCCTTGCTTTCTTCTCGAG GTGTGAGCCAACTCAAGGATAAATGGACCGAATACAAGCAACCGAAGAGACTCAGAAGATTGGTGTCGCTGTTCGTTTCCGCCACAGCCAAACACGTCGCAGTTGCCGCGGGAAATCGGATAACGATTCTTAGTAAAGAGGACGACTATCAAAATCCATGCGCCATTTTCACCA GTCCTAGTCTTGGTACGTTTAGTTTAGGAACTTGGTCTGAAGATGAAGAAGTTCTTGGAGTTGCTGACGACTCTGATACACTCTATTTTATCAAATTCAGCGGCGTAGTTGTCGCAGAAATCTCGAAGAAAAATCTGAAAGTCTCTTCTCCAATTATTTCCCTATTTTCTGATGTGGATTTGGATACAAGCGAGTCTTACTT GTTCTCTGTTGTTACGTCAGATGGTTTGGTTCAGCAAATTGAGATCAGCCGTGGCCAGATTGGCTCTACCTTTCCCAATTACATTTCTAATCACACGATTCATATCTGCAACAATATTTTCTGCTTTGACCACCATAGTGAGCTTAACCTTTTTGTGGCTGTTCATAAGAACTCTG GATCTAGCCATCTTTCTTTGTTGCGGAGGAATTCAAGTACAGAACTGGAGCAGTTGTTCTCTTTGCAATTTGAGGGGTTATATTTAAAGCCAAAAGATTACAGAGGTCTACTGACATATGCAAAGGTGCTAATCTCACCACAGGCTTCATTCGTTGCTACTCTGGATTTGACAGGGTGCTTGCATATTTTTAAGCTGGACAAAGAAGGCCTCACACTCTCCCGGTTTGTCTTGGGAGAGAGAGATGGTTCAGCAATGTCTGGTGATTTATCGAATGGAGTGAACAAATCTTGTGTGGATTTTATGGATTTTACTTGGTGGTGTGACCATATCCTTGCCATTGTAAACAGGAGTGGTGTGGTTATGTTGATTGACATCCTTAATGGTTCTACAGTTCCAGCAGAGGATCATGCATATTTTTTACCTGTTTTGGAAAGAGCACTGAAATATAAGGGCTGTGTTTTTCTTTTAGCAAGTCAATCATTGAAAGAAGGAGGTGATGCTTCGCATGATGGGTCAACGGAAGAGTTGCATCAGACAGATTGGATAATTACCGATAGGCTTAATCAATTTCATCTTTCTAGATTGTTCTGGCACCTTGTTTCATTTACTGAGAAGTCTGTCCCTGAAATGTATAGTATACTGattaacaagaaaaaatatcagGCTGCTCTGGATTTTGCTGATAGTCATGGATTGGATAAAGAAAAAGTTCTGAAGTCACAGTGGTTGAATTCTAGCCATGGAGTAAATGAAATAAAGAACATTTTATCGAATATCAAGGATAAAAATTTTGTACTTTCTGAATGTGTTGATAGAATTGGAGTGACAGAAGATGCTGTGAAGGCTTTGCTAGATTATGGTCTACGCATCACTGACCATCATAAATTCTCAGTAGTAGATGATGATAATTCTAGTAAAGTATGGAATCTTCGCCTTGCCAGACTTAAAATCTTACAATTTAGAGACAGGCTGGAAACATACCTTGGAATAAACATGGGCAG GTTTTCTGTGCAGGAATATAGCAAATTCCGCATTATGCCTATTAATGAGGCTGCCATATCACTTGCTGAGAGTGGAAAAATTGGAGCACTAAACTTGCTCTTCAAGCGTCATCCATATTCTTTGTCTCTATTTATGTTGGAAATTTTAGCTGCCATCCCAGAAACTGTTCCGGTACAAATGTATGGGCAGCTTCTTCCTGGGAGATCTCCCCCGTCTGGTTTTGCCGTGAGGCAAGATGATTGGGTTGAATGTGAGAAGATGGTTCACTTCATTAATGCATCAGTTAAAAACCATGACATTCTAATACAAGTCAAAACTGAACCTTTTGTTAagcatttccatggatttccttGGCCATCAATTGATGAGCTCTCAAACTGGTATACGAATAGAGCTAGAGcaatggatgattttagtggaCAGCTGGATAATTGCCTCAGCCTGCTTGAATTTGCTCTTCGCAAAGGCCTATCTGAATTACAATCGTTCCATCAGGATGTGTTATACTTGAATCAAATTGTTTACTCCAATGATGATGATAGTGAAATGGGCTTCAGCATGAATCTTGCCAAGTGGGTAGAATTGTCAGactatgaaaaatttaaatttttgcttAAGGGAGTGAAAGAGGAAAATGTAACCGAAAGGTTACACAGTAGAGCCATTCCATTTCTGCGTGAAAAGTTTCACAAGGTATCCTTACTCGGAGATGTCATTGTTTCTGATTGTACAAATCGAAATATGGAGGAATCATTTTTAGTCAGATGGTTGAAGGACACTTCTGAAGAGAATAAATTGGATATATGCTTGGTGGTAATTGAAGAAGGGTGCAGAAACTTCCAAAGTAATGACTATTTCAAAACTGAGGCTGAAGCTGTTGATTGTGCTTTGCAATGCATATACTTGTCTACAGTTACAGATAAGTGGAGTATTATGGCTGCTATACTATCTAAAGTTTCTCAACTACATG ATGGTGCATTTCAAGTAGAGGACCTTGAGAGAAGACTTAAAACTGCTGAAGGTCACATTGAAGCAGGGAGGCTTTTGGCATTTTACCAG GTCCCAAAGCCATTAAACTTTTTCCTAGGTGCTCAGTTggatgaaaagggtgtaaaacaGATTATACGTCTTATTCTTTCTAAATTTATTCGTCGTCAGCCAAGCCGGTCCGATAGTGAATGGGCCAGCATGTGGCGTGATATGCAATACTTGAGGGAAAAGGCATTTCCTTTCCTGGACCCAGAGTATATTTTGACTGAATTTTGCAGAGGACTGCTCAAAGCTGGGAAGTTTTCTCTTGCAAGAAATTACTTGAAGGGTACAAGTTCAGTTGCTTTGGCTTCTGAGAAGGCTGAAAACCTTGTCATTCAAGCAGCTAGGGAGTACTTCTTCTCAGCTTCAAGCCTTTCTTGCTCTGAA ATCTGGAAGGCCAGAGAATGTCTTAATCTATATCCAAGTAGTGGAAATGTAAAGGCAGAGGCAGATATTATTGATGCACTTACTGCTAAACTTCCAAACCTTGGAGTGAATATTCTGCCCATGCAATTCAGGCAAATAAAAGATCCTAtggaaattataaaaatggcaaTCACAAATCAAAGTGGAGCATATTTTCATGTTGATGAACTTATTGAGGTTGCCAGACTTCTTGGCTTGAGGTCCGCTGATGACATATCAACTGTTGAGGAAGCTATTGCTCGAGAAGCTGCAGTTTCTGGTGATTTACAGCTGGCATTTGATCTTTGTCTTGGTTTGGCCAGAAAAGGACATGGTACCATATGGGATTTATGTGCTGCAATTGCAAGAGGCCCTGCCCTTGATAATATGGATGTGGATTCTCGAAAGCAGCTATTAGGGTTTGCTTTAAGCCACTGTGATGAGGAATCTATTGGTGAGCTTCTCCACGCATGGAAGGATCTAGATATGCAGGGCCAGTGTGAAATATTGATGACATCAACAGAGACAAATCCTTCCAAATTTTCAGTAAAAGGCTCATCTTTAAACTCCCTTCCAaatcaaagttttcaaaatttactagATGTTAATGGTTGTTTTCAGGAGTTTGATGGTATTGGTGCTGACAATCAAGATGTTCATCTTCAGAAAGCTAGAGACGTGCTTTCCATCGTTGCGAAAACCTTGGCTATTGGCGATCGAGTTGATTGGGCATCAATCTTGACTGAAAATGGGAAAGTTCTGTCTTTCGCTGCTTCACAGCTCCCTTGGTTGATTGAATTAAGTAAGAAAGGAGAGCATCAGAGGAAACTCAGTACTGGAAAACAATATCTAAATATCAGAACACAAGCTGTGGTAACCATTTTGTGCTGGTTGGCAAGAAATGGATTTGCCCCAAGAGACAATCTGATTGCCTCTCTAGCAGAATCAATTATGGAGCCACCAGTCACCGAAGAGGAAGATATAATGGGTTGCTCCTATCTTTTGAATCTTGTGGATGCCTTCAATGGGGTAGAAATTATAGAAGAACAACTCAAAATAAGAAAAGACTATCAAGAAATTTGTAGTATCATGAGTGTTGGGATGGCATACAGCTTACTACATAACTCTGGACTAAAGACTGACCCTTCTCAACGGAGGGAGCTATTGAAGAGAAGGTTTAGGGAAAAGCATGCATCACCCAGTTCTG ACGATATGGATAAACTTGGCAAAGTACAATCCTCATTTTGGAGAGAGTGGAAATTGAAGTTAGAAGAACAAAAGCGTCTCACTGAACATTCCAGAGCACTAGAAAAAATAATTCCTGGGGTTGAGACAGAGCGCTTTTTGTCCAGGGATTCCATCTATATTGAGAATGTTGTTATCTCTCTCATTGAGTCAGTAAAGTTAGAAAGAAAGCACATTTTGAAGGACATTTTAAAACTGGTTGACACTTATGACTTGAACTGTACCGAG GTGCTACTGCGTTACCTAAGTGCTGTCCTTGTTTCTGATACTTGGAGCAATGATGATATTACAGCTGAAGTTGCAGGTTATAAAGGGGAAATAATTGGTAATAGTGAGAAAACCATTGAAACCATCTCAACAATTGTATACCCTGCAATTGACGGGTGCAACAAACTACGCCTTGCTTATGTATATGGCTTGTTATCAGAGTGCTACTTGCAACAGGAAAATACCAAAGATTTATCGCCAGTGGTGCAGGTTGATCATGTAAATGCCAATATAAGCTTGGCACGATATTATAAGGTCCTCGAGCAAGAATGCAAAAATATATCCTTTGTCACTAACCTGAACTTCAAAAATATTGCTGGGCTACATGGTTTGTACTTTGAGTGCTTTAGTGATGAAGTTTATGCATGCATTGAGGAAAGTAGCTTGTCAGCTTTGTCAAAAATGGTACAGGCTCTTGTCAATATGTACGGAGACTCATTGCCTGATGGTTTCATGTCATGGCAGGATGTCTATAGGTATTACGTTGTAAGTTTGCTGAAAGATTTGGAGACTAAAGTTACTACTGATTCTAGCAATAGAACTCCTGAATATCTGCAAGGCTTTATAAACAAGCTTGAACAGAGTTATGATTTGTGCCAAGTGTATATTAGGCTTTTGAGCCGGCCTGATGCTTTGGGGATCATGAAGCAGTATTTCACCATAATCTTGCCTTTCTTCAGTTCATATGGACTCCTACCTGACAATTCAACATGGCAAGAGTGCCTTATTGTTCTTCTGAACTTTTGGATGAGGTTGAcagatgatatgaaggaaattGCATTGGAGAAAAGTTCAGGAGAAACTGGTTGCTTTGATCCGCAATGTTTAATGAATTGCCTGAaggtttttatgaaattggtaatGGAAGATATCATCTCCCCTAGTCAGGGCTGGGGCAGCATATGTGGCTATGTCATTTGTGGCTTAAAAGGTGATTCTTCTGCAGAAATTTATAGTTTCTGCAGAGCTATGATTTTTTCTGGCTGTGGGTTTGGTGCTGTTGCAGAGGTTTTTACTGTTGCATCATCAGATTCTGGTTTAGCTTCTGATTGTGGCCAAGGTTCTCAGGATCTTCCTCATTTTTATTTGCATATTCTTGAAACTGTTTTGTCTGAATTGATCAGTGGATCCCATGAGAGCCAGAACCTGTATCATATATTGTCTTCTTTAAGCAAGCTAGAAGGTGACTTAAAGGTTATGCAATGTGTTAGACATGTAATTTGGGAAAGAATGGTCCAATTCTCTGACAATTTGCAGTTGCCAAGTTCGGTCAGAGTTTTTGTGCTAGAGCTAATGCAATTTATCTCGGGTAAAAATATTAGGGGTTTCTCTACAGAAATACTAGCCAATGTTCAACCATGGGAAGAATGGAATGAATTGATTTTTGCTAGTAGAAAGAGCGAGACTGATGTTGACAAGTCATTGCCAGATCACAAAGACTCTTCTAGTAGGGTTACAAATACTTTGATTGCTCTTAAATCATCTCAGCTTGCGGCCTCAATCTCTCCTAGCATAGAAATTACCCCTGATGATCTATTGAATGCAGACAAGGCCGTGTCTTGCTTTATGGGGTTGTGTGGAGAAGCTCGTGAAGATCTCCATTTTGATGCTCTTGTGGCTATTTTGGAAGAGTGGGATGGACTTTTCACTGCAGGGAAAAATGGAGAAACCATTGCTGAAGCAACCAAAGGAGGAAATGACTGGAACAATGATGATTGGGACGAGGGATGGGAAAGCCTTGAGGGAGTAGACAATCCTGAGAAAGAGAAGATAGAAGACTCTGTTTTTGTTCACCCTTTGCATGTGTGTTGGGCGGAGATTTTCAGAAAATTCATAAGCCTTTCAAGGTTTACTGATGTGCTTAGACTTATTGACCAATCATATTTAAAGCCTAATGCTTTGTTACTTGATGAAGATGATGCCTGCAGCTTAATCCAGATGGCATTTCCAATTGATTGCTTTCTGGCTTTGAAGATGTCACTGTTGCTGCCCTACAAAACATTACAGTTGCAGTCCCTGGGTGCAGTTGAGGATAGCACAAAACAAGGCATCCCTCAATCGAGGAGCAAGGACTACGagttattaactttaattttatcctCTGGATGTCTTTCTTCTATCATCACTGATTCTACCTATGGTACTCTGTTCTCTTATATCTGCTATTTGGTTGGAAACTTATCCAATCAATCTCAACAAGTTCTGGTGTCAGGTAGAGGAACTCACAACAATGAAGATCATGAGAATCAGTTGCTTCTTTTCACAAGGATCCTTTTCCCTAATTTCATTTCAGAACTTGTGAAGGCTGATCAACATATTCTAGCTGGATTTCTTGTCACAAAATTTATGCACGGTAATGAATCACTCAGTCTCATTAACATTGCCGGGGCCAGTCTTAAGAGGTATCTGGAGATGCAGCTGCAAATGCTACAGATCAGCGAGTTCCCGGTTGAGAAGACATGTAAAACATTGAAGAATACCGTTGGCCGTTTGAGAGGCAAACTTAGTAGTTTTATTCAATCCATATTGCCATTGGTTTCTGCTAGTGTTAGTTGA